The region CTCACCATGGCAACAAGACCAAGGCCTCGGGTAGGAGCACAGTGAATCTgaccttctgtctgtctgagagcATCAGGTGCTCATTAAACACTGGCTCCTGATTGGGTGGAACCAAAGTACACATCGTCCTCCTCAACAGTAACATTTAAGATAAAAAAGCCTCTttgttcagctgattattggaTCAtcccctcaccccctcaccccctcatCACCTCATCCCTCCCTGTGCTCCTCACAACACGACACTTAGATAAACAACAGAAGCTGCACAAAATCTCAGCTCCacttaaatacagtttttacaccttcagctgcagagtgacactaaaaacacacaaaccactgcaaagagacacaaaaagaccATGAAGACGTTACAGATTGTTGAACAAACTCGATAACGTTGTGTATTCAGATGATTTCTGTGTGaactgtgggtgtgtgcagtttgtgtgAAGACGCAGGTCGTTGATCAGACTGTGTGCTTCGAACAGATTGCTCTCCTGACATGGAGAACTACTGGGAGGACGACGACGACACCTTCTCCTCCGAACAGGAAGGAAGTGATGATGGAGGCCCGCCGCAGGTGATTGACTGCTCATCAGATTTGGTcagctgacacacagctgtgtcaCAGTGCACATGTGGACTGCTGAGGCCGTCCCGTGAAGCTTGTCCTGAGGAGGGTGTCAGAGTAACGTTACGTTATCAAAATCAAAAGATTTATTCACTTTGTCAGCCTCTGCTGTaatttgagctaaatgctaatgctagcATTCAGCTAAAAGCTTGGCTACCCTTTTTTCAGGCCAAAGTCCCTGCAGTTAGCACGTCATTGTCCAGCATTTTAGCATATAGTCATTTAGCATGTCAATGTGCTAATGTTGCTCAAATGCTAAAACTGATAATGTTCAGAAATGTAACTGAAATGACTGCTGGACTTTGAGCTCATGCTAATGTTAacgttagcatgttagcattgtcattttGCCATCAATCTCCAATCTTAACATAACTTTGTTAGCATGTTTATATGCTAATATTTGGTTTGTAATgttagcattttagcatgttaGTCTGACACTTACCACTTATATTTGGTTGGATTTTGTatttgacaaattaaaatgctaacgttagccacaCATATCATGCTATATGTGTAACCAAAGCTGTTATAATTCagcctgaggggaacatgaatgctTGTGTCTTACAATATTTCACAATAGTTGTTGTGATCCTTCAGACCAGAAGCTAAACTGGTGAAGTCTTACTGTGTCCATCTCCTCAGATTTTATCTCAAACTGacatttcctcctttttgttTCTCAGGACATGTATGACGACGACGATGATGTTCAGGGAAAGACGAAGAAGTCTCACAGGAAAATGATCCAAACAGCCTCCCTGACTCAGGTGAGGACCACGCAGAGCTTACCTGTcccactgtgtgtttctggctCACGTGTCCTGAACAGAACTGTACgaacttttcctctgtttctgtttctgtcgtTCAGCAGCCGAACTTCAAACAGAAGTTTGTGGCTCTGTTGAAGAGATTCAAAGTAACTGATGAGGTTTGTACCCAACACTGCGTCATCTTCAGGGGAATCTCACACTGTATGGAAACCATATGCTGTATATAAATacatgaaatacaaaacaatataCACAAAGGTTATCTCCAGGTGCCTCATACAACCAGCCGACAGATCTGCACAATAAACTGTCCTATCATCTCACCACTGGCTGATCTGCTAATTTCCTGCAGGTTCTGGACTCAGACCCGGTGGGTCAGAgtcaggaggctgaggaggaccTGGATCTCTTGTATGACAGTCTGGAGGTTTACAACCCGAGCGACAGCGGTCCCGAGCTGGACGACAACGACAGCATCCTGAGCACACCTAAACCTAAACTCAGGTGAGTCTGAGGTCAAAGCAGCTGCTGCACGGAAACACGACACTTCCACATTTACATCTTCTCATGCTGAAAAGAACATGTGAAGGTCTGTGGGTTTAAACCGTTACCAGACAACAACCTCTGTGACTGGCTGGAGCAgtaatgtacatgtgtgtatatagTGAGTATAGAATTAACGTAGAGACGTATTTGGTGGTGATCATATGAACATATCTGAGTCGGTGGCTCAGACTGAGGATGAGCCCGTCAGTGTTGGCTGCGTCTGATGTGACACGAACGCTGTTTCCCTGCCGACGGGTTTGATCTGTTGTTGTAGACTCGCTGTGCTGTGACTTCTTCCCACAGGCCGTTCTTCGAGGGGGTTTCTCAGTCGAGCTCTCAGACTGAGATTGGGAGTCTCCACAGTCCAAGGAGCCAGCAGAGAGAACACACAGCAGCCGTGAGTACATCTGATCCTCTGACAGCTCCGAGACTCGGACTGACACGAAGCGACTGACAGAAGACACAGTGTCCACAGAGAAACGTAGAGAAGCAGTCACCTTCAGCGTTCCTTCAGCGTTCCTTCAGCGCTCCTTCAGCGTTCCTTCAGCGTTCCTTCAGCGCTCCTTCAGCGTTCCTTCAGCGTTCCTTCAGCGCTCCTTCACTCTCATggctgaagcaaaacaaaccctatgatgaaaaacaaacacagcatctacacaaacatccaaaacacaacagaaggaACGAGCGAGTTAGTTGTTTAGCTCAGaatgttcacctgctgcctgaTAAATCCCGCCCACTAACAGGTGGtgttattcacttcacctgtcagtgctCGTAATGTTATGCCTGATCAGTGTATGTTAACATGTAACTGCTGGGACTGTGGACTGAGCCAAGCTTTTAGCTCAATGCTAATGTTAGCGTTCAGGTTAAgctacagctgaggctgataaAATATAACTTGGTGTGTAAAGTGAGCCTGGAGACAGAGACGTCCTCCACAGTCCAACATACAGGGGATCAACCCTTTGACTCAGGTAACACCACGAGCTTTCCTCTGGCGTTCCTCAGGACAAAGTCTACACAGAAGCTGATGTATgctctgctgccccctgcaggTCAGATTGTGTCACTGTTCTCTTTTGCTGTTTATCAGGCggcagagctgcagcctccTGGAGCTCAGGGGCCCCGAGGTCCCGAGGAGTCCAGGGCAGAGGAGGCCGACCCCGGGGTGAGTCTGGACCAGAGACTGTTTATCAGCAcaaacactaataataacagtaattataatgatagcacacacacacacaaaggttttgctgcactttcttcttctccccacAGGAAGCTGAGGATGATGTTGCCATGGGAACAGATGCAGGTCCAGCTGCCAAACTTTGTAAAACTGagtctcaaacacacatgtcaccaaggtacacacacacacacacacacacacacatctgacccTTCACCTGTgactcagtcattttttttcacagctcgATGTAAAGTTCTAAATCTTCTTCTCAGTttaacagactgaaaaatcttcatgtgaaaacaaattttcttCCAGATGATGAAGTTGTGATCAGAACAGTCtgaacagctgctgctctgtgtggagGATCTGATGACTGTGGACGGGgaccctctgtccctctgtccctctgtccccaCAGCGATTACACACCTGCTCATAatcattctgtctgtctgctctcgCTCCAGTAAGACAGGAAGTCAGGTGTCTCGCCACCCATGGAGCATCTccatgaaagagagacagaactCTCGAGGGACAGACAGAACCAGCAGCTTCGACAGTGAGACGTCGTCTGATTACAGGATACCTGCTCCACAGGTGAGACAGACTGTCCTGTCACTGTCACCATGTGCTGCTCAGGGAAACGCTGAagtgctgatgtgtgttttctcaggtTGCCAGGAAGTCAGTCTTGGATCAGCTGAACCACATCTTGTTCTCTGATGATCAGATTCCTGAGTCCATCATCCTGATCAACACCACAGACTGGCAGGGACaggtctgtctgtccgtccgtctgtctctgtctctgtctccgtctgcctgcctgtctgtctgtccctcctgtctcctgaaGAATAAACTGATggtttcctcccctcctctcgcTTCAGTATCTGTCAGAGGTTCTTTTCGATCAGCCGATCGTCTGCACCGTCTCAGCCGCTGATGTTCAGGCCGCCTTCAGCGCCATCATCAGCCGCATCCAGAGATTGTAAGAATCCTCTGATCAGTGCTTTTATTCGTCAGCAGCTGAGTAATGATTGATGTCATCACGGCCTTCCCTCGTGTTCTCCAGCTGTAACTGTAACTCCCAGACGCCGCCCACAGTGAAGGTGGCGGTGGGTGGAGATCAGAGCTACCTCAGCACcgtcctctgctgctttgttgaGCAGCTGGCCAGCAAGACACCTGATTGGCTGAACTACGTCCGCTTCCTTGTCCTCCCTCTTGGTACACATTTTCTccaatacaaaaaaacacattgtatTTTTTGGCATATAACCCAGTTTGTCATGAaccttcccatgatgcaccgtGTGTTTCACCTCACCAGGAGCCCACCCGCTGGCCAAGTACCTGGCCTCCCTGGATGGTAAATTCAACAGCCTGTTCATGGACTCTGGCTGGAGGGAGCTGTTTGGACGTCTGGAGCCTCCTCCCCTCGGTACCTGTGTCCTCTAATGGAGGGAAACGCTGTTGACCCTTGACCTTTAGTGCCTCCTTTAGATCAGAGTCTGAGTCTGTagattctgtgtgttttcatgcagatCTGACTTTCACGAGTTTTAGATATTTGGTCATTTAATGGCCTTAATCACAAGATTCAGCTAAATTCAGGGAACACGTGCATGTGACGTTCTGTATGTGTAACGTACAGTGTGGGagtcagttacagttacagtgcCTCCTGCTGGTGGACACATGTCATCGTTGGTGTCTGACGTATGGACCATTCTATATAAACTTTACGGTGTACGCTGCAGAGCCTCTGCTGACAGGTGATCAAAGCGGTTCACACCTTCCTCTGTAAAGATGTGGTTGGTGTCTGTTGACAGATCCTGTGGGTGTAGCAGGCCGAGTGTCTCAGTACCTGACCGGAGCTGCTGTTTCTCACCTGTGTCCGATCTCAGAGGCCATGCTCACCTGCAAGCACAAGAGGTACGTTTACGTTTTTAACTGTGAAGCAGATCTGCAGAAAATCAGCAGATAAACGAGAGTGTGtgtccctcctctgctgctgggaCTCAAAGAGCTGCAGTCGAACTGATGAAACCAGACTGTTGTTagtttgatgtttgtttgttgttagtttgatgtttgtttgtttgtttgttgttagtttgatgttagtttgtttgtttgtttgttgttagtttgatgtttgtttgtttgttgttagtttgatgttagttagttagtttgtttgttgtttgtttgatgttagttagtttgttgtttgtttgttgttagtttgatgtttgtttgttgtttgttcgaTGTGTTGATGTGAGGAAGGTTCAGCGTCCTCgtgtttcctctcttcaccTGACACCTGAGCTGATGCTCAGTCTGACGGCGGCGAGTTTCAGTCCGAGCTGCACCGAGCACACGCTCACCCCAGCTCACAGTCTGTTACAGCAGCATCTGGTGGACGTTAGAGGAACTGCGGTGAGACGCGCGTCCACAGAGATGGTTTCTGTCAGTTCCACTGCTGATTGTCTGATTCCCGTCTCTGTCTGCAGCCCTGACGACGACTCCTGCCAGAAGTTTGTTCCTTTTATCGGGGTAAGAAACGCTGTCAGCTGCTAACGCCGCTGCGTCTAATGCTGCATATACTTCCATCATATACTGTAGATACATGGTGGTGATTGTGTTACATACGTCCCACAAAATCCGACTGTTACCGTGACCACGGTCACATGATCACGGACTGGCGTGGTTTGTGGAGTTTGTCCCTGCAGAGTCCTGCAGAAACGAAGCAGCATTACGTCCAAAGTgaagctctgtgtctgtgtctgtcctcagCTGGTGAAGGTCGGCATCGTGGAGCAGAACTTCCTGTCCACCTCAGGTAGACCTGACTCACCtgtcaccccccctcccccctcagctctgagctctgtgtTCACTTTATCTGCTTCTGTCTCCACAGTGGACTCTGATGACATCATACTGGGATCTCCTCCCTCCCAGTCAGGAGCACCCATCAACCCCACCTCcacacctcctccctccccctccaccagGTACTTCCTGTATAGAGCTTATTGTTTCAAAATGGAGACGGTCACTGTGTCAGCAAGTAACCTCCGTCCTGTGTCTCCTCCAGCTGTCCGGGGGAGGTGATGGGCCTGCAGGTGGACTACTGGAGCAGCCATGGGggggcagggggaggaggaggagagcggagGAAGGAGGTGGGGATGAAGAACACGCTGAAGAGCAACTTCCGCTGTCTGCAGGTGTCGAGGATCAGCGGAGGAGAACTGATGAGCATGACGGTGGTGACCaaagagaagaacaagaaaGGTGAGGGGGGggcatgaggaggaggaggaggaagaggagaaggatgatgatgatgaatgtgtgtgtgtgtgtcagtcatgtTCCTCAGtaagaagatgaaggagaaggaggcggAGTCGAGGAGTCAGGTCATCGAAGGCATCAGCAGGTTGATCTGTACCtccaaacaccaacacacactaagaggtacacacacacacacacacacacatacacacacacacctacacacacacacacacaaacacacacacacacacgcacgcacacacaggactacaggagagagagggagaggaagctgaGTCAGTAACATGGATTAATGGATGTGAacgagaaagagagggagaggaggagagaggagcatcATGGGAAGTTCCCCAGCAGTCTGAGCCTATAGCAGCTTAACTAGGAGATGGTCCAAGGAAACCTGAACCAGGACTGACTGTAAGGTTTATCAGAGGAcagtttcagctgctctgaAACACGGAGAGGGAGTCTCCCACTGTCAGCAGGTCTCAGCAGGTCTCAGCAGGTCTCAGCTGGTCTCAGCTGGTCTCAGCtggtctcacctggtctcagcTGGTCTCAGCTGGTCTCAGCTGGTCTCAGCAGGTCTCAGCaggtctcacctggtctcagcAGGTCTCAGCTGGTCTCAGCTGGTCTCAGCAGGTCTCAGCTGGTCTCAGCTGGTCTCAGCTGGTCTCAGCTGGTCTCAGCAGGTCTCAGCtggtgtctttctctctcagtgtccATAGACGGAGTGGAGTGGAACGATGTGAAGTTTTTCCAGCTGGCTGCTCAGTGGCCAACACACGTCAAATACTTTCCTGTTGGGATGTTCGGGTACAGCAAACCGTGACCCTCCTCGTCCTGGGTCAGATCCACGGTTTGGAccagcagaggagcagaaaccttgtttgcctttttttttactcacatCATGTTGGAACAGAAATATTTGTAACCTGtaagttattttttaattatttaaatgataatgaatATTTATTACTGTAAGTACTGTACACagcttcacctgtgtgtgtgtgtttgtctgacaaAAGTAATGATAATATAAATAACCATTGTTATTTGTACAGGGAGTAACAGAGTTAGTTTGGTTTGACACAGGTCTGGATTTTTCAGTTCTTACAGCTGGTTTAAAATATGTGGAGCTGTGTGTTCACTGCGATTAGAGAATTAAACGATTTCCTCATTGCTCTTATTATTTGTTGTTAGTTGTATTTGTACCTACAGAGGCGTCGTGCCGGGCTGATGTGGAGCTGGGCTTCAGCTTCAGCCCTGAGCTCCTGTTGGACTCACGGAAATCAGTCACACTGAAAACGTACGGTGTGACGGAGACCTGTCTCTGTGGACCAATCAGAGAACAGAAAGACTCCGAAACATTCCAGAGCGAAACTCTGGAATGTTTCGGAGTCTTTCTGTTCTCTGAAAGACTCCGAAAGACTCCGAAACATTCCAGAGCGAAactcactgtgactcactgaaCTTTAATGTTTGAAGGAAAGACACTGCATTCTGTATTCAGGTAATAAGCAACAGCTCATGTGTTTATATCATCCAAtgagcagacagctgctgtttaAAACCAATCACATCACAGTGTTCATTGAGGTtacacgtgcgcacacacactcacacacaaacatacacataattatATTTTCTCTGATATTTGAactggctgctgcagcagcgGCGTCTCGTTTTTCAGACAGTCCACTACGTTGCTCACCAGAGTAAAGTCAAAAAGAAGGTTCACAAGATTTGAGGTTGTCCCAAGAATCTTTAGAGATCCATCCAGACTTTCAAAAATCTGCAGAATCCTTCAGGAACCTTAGGGATCTTTAGAGACCCATCAAAGATGTTTTGAACCTGCTAGACCTTTAAAGAACCTAAAAGAACTACACAGTTAGAACATATATTCATCATTATGTTTGTCAAAATATTCGGGCAACTGTTACATGCCCATCAGAACCTTTAGGAATCCACTGACTAATAAGAGACATAAGAAGCAGGTAGGATATGCAGGGACCTAGCAGAACCCAACAGAACTATTACATGCTTATCCGAACCCTTAGTGACAGGAACCTGTCACAATATGCAGGAACCTGTTGGAACCTTTAGAAATCCATCAACAGTCAACAAGCTGTTATAACCATCAGACGTCCATTCAAAATTTAGACATAACAAATGAAAGGAACCTGTATGAATGTAGGAACCTATTGAAACCTTTAGAAATATATATCAAGGACCCGTAGAATCCTTCTGTATTTTTACAGACTCATCAAAGATGTTTTCAACCTGTTAAACctaaaaagaagatgaaaagactgcagagctgcagagtccaTCAGATCATGTATCTGTTTATAAACCtgtcagatcagatcagaactTTAAGGAATCCACCAACTGTCAGGAACCTTATAACCTTTACACATCTACCAAACCTTTAGACAAATAACTACAAATACCTAGGAACCTACTGGAGCCTTTGGAAATCCATCAGAACTGTTCACTGGTTCTGTTAGAACGTCTTCGAACTTGTCAGAGGCAGAACTCTTAGAAGCCCTTTACGTGGCAGTAGGCTTCTAGTGAGGAGAAGACGATGTACATGAGCCACAGGCTGAAGAACAAACAGGTGGTGAGGATTTTGGGGATCCGGGGTCCGCCGAGCTCCCCACCAATCTCAGGCCGCCGGCGGTAGATGAGGACAGCAATACTGATAAAGGCGAAGATGGTGAAGAGTGTGACGGAGAAAGC is a window of Toxotes jaculatrix isolate fToxJac2 chromosome 4, fToxJac2.pri, whole genome shotgun sequence DNA encoding:
- the LOC121180190 gene encoding phosphofurin acidic cluster sorting protein 1-like, with amino-acid sequence MNLFATWEVDRSSPSCVPRLCSLTLKKLMVLRELDKELSSVVIAVKIQGSKRTLRSNEYLLPPDGLMETDLELTFSLQYPHFLKRDANHLHVMLQRRKRYKNRTILGYKTLAVGVINMAEVMQHPTDGAHILGLHSNLKDASVRAAELSVLSLSSQPIEQEDTSAHHGNKTKASDCSPDMENYWEDDDDTFSSEQEGSDDGGPPQDMYDDDDDVQGKTKKSHRKMIQTASLTQQPNFKQKFVALLKRFKVTDEVLDSDPVGQSQEAEEDLDLLYDSLEVYNPSDSGPELDDNDSILSTPKPKLRPFFEGVSQSSSQTEIGSLHSPRSQQREHTAAAAELQPPGAQGPRGPEESRAEEADPGEAEDDVAMGTDAGPAAKLCKTESQTHMSPSKTGSQVSRHPWSISMKERQNSRGTDRTSSFDSETSSDYRIPAPQVARKSVLDQLNHILFSDDQIPESIILINTTDWQGQYLSEVLFDQPIVCTVSAADVQAAFSAIISRIQRFCNCNSQTPPTVKVAVGGDQSYLSTVLCCFVEQLASKTPDWLNYVRFLVLPLGAHPLAKYLASLDGKFNSLFMDSGWRELFGRLEPPPLDPVGVAGRVSQYLTGAAVSHLCPISEAMLTCKHKSPDDDSCQKFVPFIGLVKVGIVEQNFLSTSVDSDDIILGSPPSQSGAPINPTSTPPPSPSTSCPGEVMGLQVDYWSSHGGAGGGGGERRKEVGMKNTLKSNFRCLQVSRISGGELMSMTVVTKEKNKKVMFLSKKMKEKEAESRSQVIEGISRLICTSKHQHTLRVSIDGVEWNDVKFFQLAAQWPTHVKYFPVGMFGYSKP